TTCGTCTAAATTACTCCCTATACACGAGTAAATACCCATTCCTGTTATAACAACTCTATTCATTTTTCTTTCAGCAATTATGAATAAATTCCACCATTTATATTAATTACCTCACCAGTAATATAAGAAGATTTTTTGGAAGCTAAAAACGAAACCAAATCAGCTACTTCTTCGGCCTCACCGAATCTGTTTACAGGAATCATTCTTTTCAATTCTTTTTCATCTAACTCGGCAGTCATATCTGAATTAATAAACCCAGGAGCTACCGCGTTAACTGTTATTTTTCGTTTAGCTACTTCTTGAGCTAAAGCTTTTGTAGCGGCTACAATTGCTCCTTTGGCTGCAGAATAATTGGTTTGTCCTGGTGTACCTTTCACACCCGAAACAGAAACCATATTAATAATTCTACCGTAGCGATTACTTAACATTTTTTGAATTAAATGATTGGTAACATTATAAAAACCATTTAAACTTGTATTGATAACACTGTGCCAATCTTCAGCAGGCATCCACATGAACAAACCGTCTTTGGTAATTCCTGCGTTGTTTACTAACACCTCAATAATTGAACCTTCGTTTGCATCAATCCAAGTATCCAGAGCATTTTTTACAGCATCCGCATTGGCTACATCAAACTGAATAATTTCACCAGTATTACCCAACTCTTCAACCTGTTTTAAGGTATCTAAAGCCGCTTCTTTATTTGAATTGTAATTGATTAAGATATGGTAATCAGAATCTTCTGCCAACTTTTTACAAATTGCTTTTCCGATTCCTCTAGAACCTCCAGTTACTAATGCACACTTCATTAACTATTTATTTATATCTGTAAATGATTCAACTCTATCAAACCAAGTATTATTTAATACATTACCCTTAGTATCGATAAAACCCCATTTCTTTTTCTTACTAACTCTTGCTAAACCGTTATAAAAACCTTTTTCATTGCCTTTTCCAAAGATAAGTCCTACAGCAAGTAATCCACGGTTAGAAATTTCATATTCATAATCAACAACTAGTTTTCCAGAGGTATCAATAAACCCCCATAACTTATCCATTTTTACAGGTGCCAAACCGTCTGCACTAAATATCTCAGCATCTCTAAATGTTTCAGGAATTACCATTTCTCCTTTCGTATTAATATACCCCCATTTGTCTACCGTCATTACGGGAGCTAAACCATTATAAAACCCTCTTACTTTTTTATAGTTAGGTTTGATTACCCATTCTCCTTTTCTATTAATAAAACCAACTAATTTTAAGGCATCATTGGCATACGTTAATTCTTCACCATCACGAAAGTCCCAAATTTTTAACGCACCTTCAACTTTAATAAATTTACTATCAACGATCATTCCACTTACACCATCTTTCTTAGCGGTCAGATTTCCTTCAGACCAAATTCCTAAACCTTCATATTCTGCAGGTAAAACAATTTTACCCATCGTATTTATTAAGCCATATGATTCGCCTTTTTTTACTTTGGCATGCCCATTTTTAAAGGCATAAATTTTATCATAGGTAGGCTCTAAAATAATTTCTCCTTCTGGATTAATCAAACCAACAAGATCATTTTGTTTAATGTATGCTACTCCGTCTTCAAAGCTATAAAGTTCTTTAGATTCGGGCATTTCCACTTTTTCACCTTTCTTATTGATATACATCCATTCCTTGTTCAACAACACAATAGCTAAACCACTATTAAAGCTCTTAACTTTAGCATACGTTGGTTTTATGACTACCTCTCCTTCTCCATTAATATACCCCCATTCTTTACCTTCTTTAAAAGGGGCTAACCCATCTGCAAAATTACCAGCGTCTTTAAGGGTAGGTTCAATTATCCAAGAACCATCTGGTTTAATAAATCCAACTTTCTTTTTTTGAACAACTAAAGCAGCTTTTTGAGCAATAACGCATTGACTAATAAGAGCTACCACTAAAATAAATAGTATTTTTTTCATAATAATTAGAGTTTATTTCAAAAATAGAAATTAAATTGAATAATTCTATTTTTTATGTATAACCTGTATGAAATTCGGTACAACTGGCAAAGAACTCCACTTAATGAGTTCAATTTACTAAAAATTTAGTTACTCTTTGTTTCCATCAAGTATTTTTTGACTGCACCAACATATGGATACATTACTATATCATCTTTAAATGCAGGTACAAGATTTCTAACGGCATCAAATAACGTTTTGGTAGTCGATGAAACTTTATCTTGAAATTCTAAATATTCAATAGCTTGTATAATTGTAATCATTTCAATTGCAACTACTTCAAACCCATTTTCAATTACTTTTTTAGTCATTAATGCTGCATTAGTACCCATACTGACAATATCTTGATTGTCGTTGTTATTTGGAATACTATGCACGTACATCGGATTAGACAAGGTTTGGCTTTCTGCTGTTGTAGAAGTTGCTGTGAATTGCACACCTTGCATTCCGAAATTTAATCCCAATTGTCCTAAATTAACAAATGGAGGTAGAATATCGTTCAATTTAGAATTTAATAAATAATTCAATTGACGTTCTGCCAACATGGTCATTTTTGTGGTAACAATTTTTAATTTGTCCATTTCTAGAGAAACATAATCACCATGGAAATTGCCACCATGATATACTTGTTGTTTATTAACATCAACTATAGGATTATCATTAGCTGAATTAACCTCTTCAATTAATACTTTTTGTACACTTCTTAAAGTGTCTAAAACAGGACCTAATATTTGCGGTACACAACGTAACGAATAATACTCTTGCACCTTCTCTTTAAAGACAGTGCTATTTTCATTAGCATTGTATAAATATTCTTCTCTATTTCTTATTAATGAGCTGTCTTTTAAATGCTCTCGCATTCTTTTGGCAACTTCTTGCTGCCCTTTATGTTTTTTAGTGCTGTTTAACTCTTCTGATAAATGATCACTATACGCCTCTACCACTTCATTAATGGCAGATGAACATTTTAACACCCAGTTTAATAATCGTTTGGTATAAATTACATTTACAATACCAATACCTGTCATTACTGAAGTACCGTTAATTAACCCTAACCCTTCACGTAGTTCAACAGTAATTGGTTTTAACCCTTCAATTTTAAAAACTTCAGCCGTTGGTACACGATCTCCTTTATAAAAAACTTCTCCTTCACCTATCAATACCAAAGCTAAATGTGCCAATTGTACTAAATCACCACTCGCTCCTACACCACCATGCTCATAAATTAAAGGTGTAATATCTCTATTTATAAATTCTTTCATCAATTTAACAACCGATGGGTGTACACCAGAATTTCCTAAACTTAAGGTATTTAATCTAGCTAACATTGCTGCTTTTACATACATTTCAGGGATTGGATTACCAACACCAGAGGCATGACTTCTAATTAAGTTATATTGAAGTTGAATTCTATCTTCATCTTTGATTTTGTATTGAGCCATGGGCCCAAATCCGGTATTTACACCATAAATCACTTTGTTTTCGGAGAACTCTTTTAAGAAATCAAAACTCTTTTCTACCCTTGTTAGTAAGGTCTTATCAAGTTCAATTTTACTTTTATTAAAAATTACTTCGTAAAAATCTTTTAAATCTAATTCTCCTTTAATGTTAAGCATTCACTACAGGGTTTATTGGTAAATAATTCACTTTTTTGATATATTGAAGCGACAAATTTAATATTTTTACACAGAACTTAGTCAAAATTAGTAATGAATACAGAAAATGTAGATGTTTTAATTATTGGAGCAGGTCCTTCCGGATGTGTTTCTGCTGCCTATTTACATAAAAAAGGATTATCAGTTCTAGTGGTTGAAAAATCTAAATTCCCAAGATTTGTAATAGGTGAAAGTTTATTACCAAAGTCAATGGAACACTTTAAAGAAGTTGGTCTTTTTGACTGTTTAGATGCCATGAATTTTGAAAAAAAACGAGGTGCACGTTTTATACGTGGAGAAGAAGTTTGTCTTTTTGATTTTAGTAAAAAATATACTGAGGGTTGGGACTGGACTTGGCAAGCACCTAGAGCAGATTTTGACAAAGCCTTGGCGGATGAAATTGTAAGAAAAGGTGTGCCTATTGCTTTTGAATGGGCCGTTACTGATATTGAGTTTGATGGTACCAACTCAAAAACTACCATTAAAAACGAGAGCGGAGAAGAAAAAATAATCAATGCCAAACATGTTATAGATTCTAGCGGATATGGTAGAGTTTTACCAAGATTGTTAGATTTAGACAAACCCTCTACCCTACCAAAACATTCCTCTATTTTCACGCACGTAATTGATACGAATAGACCCGAAGGAACTGAAGGTACGCTCATTACTTTTGATATTGTAAAGCCACAGGTTTGGCTATGGGTTATCCCTTTTTCAAATGGAAAAACAAGTTTAGGTATTGTAGGCCCCACAGAATTTATTGAATCTTATAAAGGAAATACTTCAGAAATGTTTTCTGAAATGCTTAAACTATCTACACATTATTATGATAGATTTAAGGATGTAGATTTTGAATTTGATCCTATCTGTATTAAAAACTATTCAAAATCAGTTACCCAATTGTATGGTGATGGTTATGTGTTAACAGGAAATAGTTCTGAATTTTTAGATCCTGTTTTCTCGTCTGGTGTGGCGTTTGCTACAGAGTCTTCTTTATTGGCTGCTAAATTAGTAGAGCGACAATTAAAAGGCGAAAGTGTAGATTGGGAAAATGAATATACCAATTATATTAAAAAAGGTGTAAATGTATTTTCTACGTATGTGAAAGAATGGTACACAGAAAATTTACAAACATTATTTTTTCACAGGCCTGAAAATCCCGACGTTAAAGAAAAAATTTGTGCTGTTTTAGCAGGTTATGTCTGGGATGAAACGAATCCTTTTGTAAAAAAACACGATAGAGCCGTAAGCTCTATGGCCCATTTAATTGATATGGAAAAAAACCTCCCTTAACTTAATCTCAAAATCATTAATTAAGAGTAAAAGGTGTTACAGTTGTCAGGTTGAGCGAAGTCGAAACCTAAATAGATATACACGAGATAAATTCTCGACTCCGATTGAACTGACCAGAATTTACTTTAACGAAACGACATTGCCGCATATAGAATTATTGTTTTTTATATCATGAATCCTATTCATTACAACGCAACTGTTTTATCAATCGCTCTTAGTTCTACTTTTAACTCTTGAAACATATTTACAATACTACTTAGTTTCAACTCTTCTTTACTGTATTCTTGAGTATTAATACAACAGGTGAATTTCCATACTTCTAATACTTCTTCTATTTTCACTTCATAAGGAGCGTATCTTTTATTATCAGAATACAACAGCAAACTTTTCCGATCTTTAATTCTATTATAAACACGCTTATAAACCAACCCATCGTCTTTGGTCAATACGATATAGGTTCTACCATCTTTTACATCTTCAATATCTTCTACATACTTAGCTACGATAAAAGAACCATCTTTTACGGGTAACATAGAATCTCCTTTTATAGGAAATGCTCTGTGCGTGCCTGTAGGCAGAAAAGGCAAGTTGAATTTCTGTAAATGCTCTATATATTCAGGGTCAGAATAGCCGTTTAAATAACCCGCGGAAGCCTCTATGGTTACTACTTCTATAAGCTCTTCATTATGTTCATTAACACTTATAGGAAATAAGACTCTTTTATTCCCAATATCTATAAATGATAAATCTTTCGTTTTTCTTAAATCGACTTTAATCAAGGTATCTAT
The nucleotide sequence above comes from Aureibaculum algae. Encoded proteins:
- the fabG gene encoding 3-oxoacyl-ACP reductase FabG, translating into MKCALVTGGSRGIGKAICKKLAEDSDYHILINYNSNKEAALDTLKQVEELGNTGEIIQFDVANADAVKNALDTWIDANEGSIIEVLVNNAGITKDGLFMWMPAEDWHSVINTSLNGFYNVTNHLIQKMLSNRYGRIINMVSVSGVKGTPGQTNYSAAKGAIVAATKALAQEVAKRKITVNAVAPGFINSDMTAELDEKELKRMIPVNRFGEAEEVADLVSFLASKKSSYITGEVININGGIYS
- a CDS encoding WG repeat-containing protein; translation: MKKILFILVVALISQCVIAQKAALVVQKKKVGFIKPDGSWIIEPTLKDAGNFADGLAPFKEGKEWGYINGEGEVVIKPTYAKVKSFNSGLAIVLLNKEWMYINKKGEKVEMPESKELYSFEDGVAYIKQNDLVGLINPEGEIILEPTYDKIYAFKNGHAKVKKGESYGLINTMGKIVLPAEYEGLGIWSEGNLTAKKDGVSGMIVDSKFIKVEGALKIWDFRDGEELTYANDALKLVGFINRKGEWVIKPNYKKVRGFYNGLAPVMTVDKWGYINTKGEMVIPETFRDAEIFSADGLAPVKMDKLWGFIDTSGKLVVDYEYEISNRGLLAVGLIFGKGNEKGFYNGLARVSKKKKWGFIDTKGNVLNNTWFDRVESFTDINK
- a CDS encoding HAL/PAL/TAL family ammonia-lyase, with the translated sequence MLNIKGELDLKDFYEVIFNKSKIELDKTLLTRVEKSFDFLKEFSENKVIYGVNTGFGPMAQYKIKDEDRIQLQYNLIRSHASGVGNPIPEMYVKAAMLARLNTLSLGNSGVHPSVVKLMKEFINRDITPLIYEHGGVGASGDLVQLAHLALVLIGEGEVFYKGDRVPTAEVFKIEGLKPITVELREGLGLINGTSVMTGIGIVNVIYTKRLLNWVLKCSSAINEVVEAYSDHLSEELNSTKKHKGQQEVAKRMREHLKDSSLIRNREEYLYNANENSTVFKEKVQEYYSLRCVPQILGPVLDTLRSVQKVLIEEVNSANDNPIVDVNKQQVYHGGNFHGDYVSLEMDKLKIVTTKMTMLAERQLNYLLNSKLNDILPPFVNLGQLGLNFGMQGVQFTATSTTAESQTLSNPMYVHSIPNNNDNQDIVSMGTNAALMTKKVIENGFEVVAIEMITIIQAIEYLEFQDKVSSTTKTLFDAVRNLVPAFKDDIVMYPYVGAVKKYLMETKSN
- a CDS encoding NAD(P)/FAD-dependent oxidoreductase, which encodes MNTENVDVLIIGAGPSGCVSAAYLHKKGLSVLVVEKSKFPRFVIGESLLPKSMEHFKEVGLFDCLDAMNFEKKRGARFIRGEEVCLFDFSKKYTEGWDWTWQAPRADFDKALADEIVRKGVPIAFEWAVTDIEFDGTNSKTTIKNESGEEKIINAKHVIDSSGYGRVLPRLLDLDKPSTLPKHSSIFTHVIDTNRPEGTEGTLITFDIVKPQVWLWVIPFSNGKTSLGIVGPTEFIESYKGNTSEMFSEMLKLSTHYYDRFKDVDFEFDPICIKNYSKSVTQLYGDGYVLTGNSSEFLDPVFSSGVAFATESSLLAAKLVERQLKGESVDWENEYTNYIKKGVNVFSTYVKEWYTENLQTLFFHRPENPDVKEKICAVLAGYVWDETNPFVKKHDRAVSSMAHLIDMEKNLP
- a CDS encoding XRE family transcriptional regulator, producing MNYIATNIRHLRELKTFSQEFFAEELEWSRAMIASFESGRTEPSIDKLIDLSKYIKIPIDTLIKVDLRKTKDLSFIDIGNKRVLFPISVNEHNEELIEVVTIEASAGYLNGYSDPEYIEHLQKFNLPFLPTGTHRAFPIKGDSMLPVKDGSFIVAKYVEDIEDVKDGRTYIVLTKDDGLVYKRVYNRIKDRKSLLLYSDNKRYAPYEVKIEEVLEVWKFTCCINTQEYSKEELKLSSIVNMFQELKVELRAIDKTVAL